The genomic window CAGCATGAAGCCGGGTGTTCCCCCCAGAGAGATGATGAAggaactgaggacagacagagccaGGAAGTATGGAAAGACTTTATCACAGCTGTCTCTGCGTGGACACTGGCCAACAGTGGCTGTCAGGTTTCCAGGTAGAGTGTCAGCCACAGCACTCACAGCAACACACCTGCAATTGTCAAACACCTAACAGGAGGAGTTAATCAATGATagatgagctgctgcacagcaggaAACTGCTTTCTTGTCTGTAAATAGTCATGCAAATACAACAGAAATGCCACATGTGACTCTGAGGCACTGTGAAGACTGCACAGCAAGGGGAAACTGTGCATGATGCGAACGAAACACAGGATTAAGGCCTCAATATTATGCAGTTATATTGAGAAATATGGAAGTGTCATGAAGGCAGTGGTGCATGTCTGACCGTGTTCCTGCCGGAGCCAGTGGAGGACGTGCATCCAGCTAAGCACGGGGACACGTAGGTGATGCCGTTCTCCCCACACACCGGATCCCACTCTCTCTTTGAGCACAAGCAGGCGGAGTTACAGTCAGAGAAGAGGGACTGTTCCTGATAGGACAAGCCTTCCACTCTGGATgtgacaacattaaaaaaacatgcatatatTATTGACTGCTAATGTGAAAAATGGATCAAATAAGAACCCACAGCTATTATTGCGCATGGATCATGAACATAAGAAAACATACAGACCACACACAAGAACTTACCCAGTATATGACACAGTAATGCCGGCCACCTTGGCGTTCTCACAGCCCATGGCGAAGAAAAAGAGTGACAGGAAGTAGCCCAGCAGGGAGGTCCCGAAGGCAAATTTTGCTGCTCCCATGATACCCAGCTTGTACTTCTTCATGACAACCCCTCCAGAGAACATCCCAAGGGCCACAGCTGGGATGTTAATCATACCTACCCAAACCACAGAATACAAGTCGTTCTTAAAGAGATAGAAAGCCAGGAAACAACTTAAACAAGCATCACGAAGCAGCAACATCACTCCCCGAAAGGGATCAAAGTCAGAATACTCATCCATATCAAAGTAGTCTCATTCATAGTTCATTTAAAGTGAACTGAAATCGTGAAGTCGAAAGATGAAAATTACTTTTGATGGTTGAGAGAATATGGAATGTATTTCTCATCATCCAACACCCTGGTTCAGATGCAGTGATGAAAAGAGCTGCGTGTTACAGCGTCTCCACCTGCATCTGGTTGACCTTTTAATTTGTCTCATTAATTTGTTGAATCAATGCCATGTCTTTTCCACGGTGTCCAAGGACTGCGGTAAACCTGGATGTCATCTTGAAGCTGCAACATTTACTTAAGAGGGAATTGGGAGTCAGAGTATGAAAAATTCATCAAACGCTGGCTCATGAAACTCTTATGATGACCATCCAGCTCACATCGGTTTGCATCCTGTAATATGTTTCGTTTCAGCGAAGCAGcgcaggatgaaaaaaaaaaaaagcttttaaccTGACAATAACATCATTCACAAAGATGATCCAAACACAGTAGACATGATTCAAATGATCAAAAGCATCTGCTTACCCATGAGGAAATTGGCTTTAGATGCTGACTGGGCATAGTGTTGCTCGATGTATTTGGGTTTGTAGGTGACCATGCCGATGAGAGAATTGAACTGAACGATGGTCACGCAGAGGTAGATCATGTATACAGGATTTCCCAGGAGGACCTTCAATGTCGGCACAAATTCTGTACGAGAAGCTTGAATGAATGAGTGTCATTTAAATACAGGCATATACAGATAGtgtagaagaaaagaaaaaaaggagttCCTCTTGTTTTATTGTATAAACCAACCCTTTAAGAGAAGTGTTTATTTTGGAAGTAGAGAAAGAGCAGTTTATATGATGAAACATGCTTTTTATACGGATGTCAGAAATGGAAAAGGcaggcagagaaacagcagctgttctcagagtggaaactgaggagctgccctgtgtgtacgTGCTCTGTAACCATGATACATGTGGAGAGAACGTTAACCATCAGGtgaacaggcagattactaccgTGTCAAATATGCACAGATACTTGCACTACGCTTCAGAAACGCATCCCTTTTCCCTTTCATTTTGTCCATAAACTTTTCCTGCTGTTACTAAATATACAAGTTTGAAAAAATGTTATATAGCCTTGGGCTAAAAGGTAAAGAAAGCCATTTtgaaaacacaaatgcagtaCCTCTTCATTTCTGTCCACTGTGgatgtacaaaaaaacactgtaaaaagttATTTGCACACAGTGCTGCCTCTGTAAATGTGGTCACGAGTAGCAGGCGATAATGTACTGCTGTTAGAAGACATGAAGTTAGGTTACTGTAAACACTGTGCACTCCATACACACTGTGGTTTTAAGGCAGCCCTTGCTGTGACTGTTATCGTACCGTTGGCCATCAGATGTAAATTAGGCGGCTCCTCTGGCCTGAACTTGTGCTGCGCGGTGGGAGAATCTTTGATGAATCTGGTTTGCTCTGGAGTGCAGCTGCTGTCGTGTTTGTCCACAGGCATCGGCAGTGATTTAGGCATGAACCAGAAAGGGATAGCAGACATGAGGGTGATTGCTCCAGCGATGAGGTAGCCCAGCCACCATGCCCCCACCCAACGGGCGTCACCGGGCGTAATGGTGACAGTGTCTGTGAAGAGATGAGACCAGGTTTCAGCACTGCATGTGGGTCCATGGTGTCACAGGAGGACACTTTACTCACCCATGTCTACATAGCCAATGTCAACGTAGATCTTGGCACACAGTGACCCCAGCAGGTACCCAAAGACAGGTCCAATAATCGATATGGTTTGGACACAACCTTGGATAAACAAAAGAAGGGATTCATTTTAAATGATCACTGATAAGCACGTGACCTTAATACTGGTATCCTGAGAGCAAAGCTACAAACAGTGAGCAAGCTGCATTACCGATGTAAACTGCAGCATTCTCAGACTGTGCATAATCATCAATGTATGAGATCCCCAAAGGCTGAACTGGAGTCTCTCCAATCCCACGCAGGACATTTCCCAGCAACACGTAGATCCACATGGAAACACTGGACTCCCGCTCACAGCCTGCAGTTCAAAACGAAACACGTACAATTTATACAGCAGCGTACGTACGTTCTTGACTGAGCAGAGGAGCTA from Parambassis ranga chromosome 19, fParRan2.1, whole genome shotgun sequence includes these protein-coding regions:
- the LOC114451829 gene encoding solute carrier organic anion transporter family member 1C1-like; the encoded protein is MFLAALSFAYFAKALSGSYMKSTITQLERRFDIPSYLIGIIDGSFEIGNLLVIAFVSYFGAKLHRPKIIAVGCILMSFGTFLIAMPHFIIGRYKIETSIRSSVNSTNNLSPCPASSPESSRAGDQPSVMPSRGCERESSVSMWIYVLLGNVLRGIGETPVQPLGISYIDDYAQSENAAVYIGCVQTISIIGPVFGYLLGSLCAKIYVDIGYVDMDTVTITPGDARWVGAWWLGYLIAGAITLMSAIPFWFMPKSLPMPVDKHDSSCTPEQTRFIKDSPTAQHKFRPEEPPNLHLMANEFVPTLKVLLGNPVYMIYLCVTIVQFNSLIGMVTYKPKYIEQHYAQSASKANFLMGMINIPAVALGMFSGGVVMKKYKLGIMGAAKFAFGTSLLGYFLSLFFFAMGCENAKVAGITVSYTGVEGLSYQEQSLFSDCNSACLCSKREWDPVCGENGITYVSPCLAGCTSSTGSGRNTVFDNCRCVAVSAVADTLPGNLTATVGQCPRRDSCDKVFPYFLALSVLSSFIISLGGTPGFMLLVRCIKPELKALALGIHTLATRTLAGIPAPIYFGAIIDTTCLKWGNKMCGGRGACRIYNTSAYRIVYLGLTLGLRTVSFFLCILGFALLKRHIKREEKNALTNGIAELESLRKEESSSIHCEQFILALDCNPDRETRL